A single Drosophila miranda strain MSH22 chromosome XR, D.miranda_PacBio2.1, whole genome shotgun sequence DNA region contains:
- the LOC108150781 gene encoding uncharacterized protein LOC108150781 — MESHASAEGFCLCHLMSVWHTIGRIGLYLGYYNVGYAEQQRRFVGDEQLYVHLMALVNLLASLAYLSLSQLWTYEPFVFLLYVPLYVYFLLLRRHFTELLNECATTHRRIQRVLGALFCVRIRRECSYTLASIVMLVSLLSWQLRMYSFYQSCFIAGVAFIYHLQLLFFGSYLLWLSCIYRSLNAFLWRHMRSDRMGLLRALLREQSTIWRLHRRVTRYFGLHFVSFMALPGIRLLLMLQHGTGRQLSLQLVYIVLLLLLQALLLLIGLNLQRQRRRFQRNFLRLRDDPNLFVLRSWRLLQHRTLPQAFGVTLMRRRQHLKRNQDIITTMFSTNFAATQLVPHPLLLSSVGCKSFSLALTLATFRTLLISHLRELLLLLVLRLLLHKHFNSDENGEGEGAFDDDSNGNVTQTISQVYRFYFYDEFE; from the exons ATGGAGAGTCACGCTTCCGCCGAGGGCTTCTGCCTGTGCCACTTGATGAGTGTGTGGCACACAATCGGCCGGATCGGCCTCTACTTGGGCTACTACAACGTGGGCTATGcggagcagcagcggcgctTCGTGGGCGACGAGCAGCTCTACGTCCACCTGATGGCGCTCGTGAATCTGCTGGCCAGCCTGGCCTACCTCTCGCTGAGTCAGCTCTGGACCTACGAGCCGTTTGTGTTCCTGCTGTATGTGCCGCTGTACGTTTActtcctgctgctgcggcgCCACTTCACGGAGCTGCTCAACGAGTGTGCGACGACCCACAGGAGGATCCAGCGGGTGCTCGGGGCACTGTTCTGTGTGCGCATCCGTCGCGAGTGCTCCTACACACTCGCCTCGATCGTCATGCTCGTTTCGCTGCTCTCGTGGCAGCTGCGGATGTACTCCTTCTACCAGTCGTGCTTCATAGCCGGCGTGGCCTTCATCTATCACCTGCAGCTGCTCTTCTTCGGCAGCTACCTCCTGTGGCTGTCCTGCATCTATCGCTCGCTGAACGCCTTCCTCTGGCGGCACATGCGAAGCGACCGAATGGGCCTGCTCAGGGCTCTGTTGCGCGAACAGTCCACCATTTGGCGCCTGCATCGAAGGGTCACGCGGTACTTCGGGCTGCATTTTGTGAGTTTCATGGCTCTGCCCGGCATCCggctgctgttgatgctgcAACACGGTACGGGGCGGCAGCTGAGCCTCCAATTGGTCTACATAgtgctgctcctgcttctgcagGCTCTCCTCCTCCTGATCGGCCTGAATCTGCAGCGGCAGAGACGGCGGTTCCAGCGGAACTTCCTCCGCCTGCGGGACGACCCCAACTTGTTCGTATTGAGGTCGTGGCGTCTGCTGCAGCATCGTACGCTGCCCCAGGCCTTTGGTGTGACGCTGATGAGGCGGCGGCAGCACTTGAAGAGGAATCAGGATATTATAACCACAATG TTCTCCACAAACTTTGCGGCCACTCAATTGGTGCCACATCCCCTGCTGCTCTCCTCCGTGGGCTGCAAGTCCTTTAGCCTGGCCCTAACTCTTGCCACCTTCCGGACTCTGCTCATCAGCCACCTGcgggagctgctgctcctgctcgtCCTTCGTTTGCTGCTCCACAAACACTTTAATTCGGACGAAAacggggagggggagggggcttTCGACGACGATTCCAACGGCAATGTAACGCAGACAATTAGCCAGGTCTATCGCTTCTATTTCTATGACGAATTCGAGTGA
- the LOC108165347 gene encoding uncharacterized protein LOC108165347, producing MSRIQWLWKALKVFRFLFHSLGLLQLRFSRSRRLYTHRYNCCRYIPCIFVACILLLHQMARQRLEMENALMNSLETDSRPPTDGFSVRCEYLQSLMYLVAMIWSLIRHKSLWQLVNQSQMSYKQLKTLLGMHLILECSWQALVYGGALLLLLFLMGYKTFWLDFPLIEHAQRRILTVNDMHNIANYLMGIPRLIFVLLISLHILYHLLHAGWLQSLQNLRLDRNLKCFQLLLRMLYPLQRKLNLLAGLYFRVTYDCFVCLIAIRIVAFARLLRFDATQVLQQQKSRDDLEDEAAWNGKNLHDLTSPEQLLRESLYLLAWHLALWLLLLAAAHLQQGEYQSLIDNCWQESRIPSKERKTGMEAHVDILDIMFQSQISVFDHQRISICFLSRRIGKLTCSLTLNTALGQWKLRLNLVIGLAVVYFVQQTEIKQLQSYLWQREHE from the exons ATGTCACGCATTCAGTGGCTCTGGAAAGCGCTCAAAGTATTTCGGTTTCTTTTCCATTCGTTGGGCCTTCTGCAGCTGCGTTTCAGCAGATCCCGGCGTCTGTACACCCATAGATACAACTGCTGCAGATACATTCCATGCATCTTTGTTGCGTGCATCCTGCTGTTGCATCAAATGGCGCGCCAACGCTTGGAAATGGAAAACGCGCTCATGAATTCCCTGGAGACCGATTCGCGACCCCCGACAGATGGATTCTCCGTGAGATGCGAGTATCTGCAGAGTCTCATGTATCTCGTGGCCATGATATGGTCGTTGATTAGGCACAAGTCCCTCTGGCAGTTGGTCAATCAATCACAGATGTCGTACAAGCAACTGAAGACCCTTCTGGGCATGCACTTGATCCTGGAATGCTCTTGGCAGGCGCTCGTCTACGGCGGAgccctgctgttgctgctcttCCTCATGGGATACAAGACCTTCTGGCTGGATTTTCCGCTCATAGAACATGCCCAAAGAAGGATCTTGACGGTCAACGATATGCACAACATCGCGAACTATCTGATGGGCATACCGCGACTCATATTCGTCCTGCTGATATCCCTGCACATCCTCTATCACCTGCTGCACGCCGGCTGGCTCCAGTCCCTGCAGAATCTCCGCCTGGATAGGAATCTCAAGTGCTTTCAGCTGCTCCTCAGGATGCTGTATCCTCTGCAAAGGAAACTCAATCTCCTGGCGGGCCTCTACTTCAGGGTAACATACGATTGCTTTGTGTGTCTCATTGCCATTCGCATAGTGGCCTTTGCGCGTCTCCTGCGCTTCGATGCGACGCAGGTGTTGCAGCAGCAAAAGAGTCGCGATGATCTGGAGGATGAGGCGGCTTGGAATGGCAAAAATCTACACGATCTGACCTCTCCGGAGCAGCTGCTACGCGAGTCCTTATATCTGTTGGCCTGGCATCTGGCCTTGTGGCTGCTACTCCTGGCTGCCGCACACCTGCAGCAAGGCGAGTATCAATCATTGATTGACAATTGCTGGCAAGAAAGTAGAATCCCCTCTAAGGAGAGAAAAACTGGAATGGAAGCTCATGTGGATATTCTTGATATAATG TTCCAATCGCAAATCTCCGTTTTCGATCATCAACGAATTTCCATTTGTTTCCTCTCTCGGAGAATAGGAAAACTGACATGTTCTCTCACATTAAATACCGCTTTGGGGCAGTGGAAACTGCGGCTTAACCTGGTGATCGGCTTGGCCGTCGTTTACTTTGTCCAGCAAACGGAAATAAAACAACTACAGTCGTACCTCTGGCAGAGGGAACACGAATAG